A genomic stretch from Gopherus evgoodei ecotype Sinaloan lineage unplaced genomic scaffold, rGopEvg1_v1.p scaffold_95_arrow_ctg1, whole genome shotgun sequence includes:
- the LOC115644194 gene encoding claw keratin-like — protein MTVSSLWYPECGVARPSPVTGSSNEPCVRQCPDSEVVITPSPVVVTLPGPILSNFPQQSEVAAVGAPVVGAGLGGSFGWGGLRGHGGLYGGLYGLGRLGGYSGHYGYGGLLGHGGYCGYPGLYGYGGLLGYGGHCGYPGLYGSGGLWGYGGYGRRSLGGYCGPC, from the coding sequence ATGACTGTCTCCAGCCTGTGGTATCCAGAATGCGGGGTGGCCCGGCCTAGTCCAGTTACTGGCAGCTCCAACGAGCCATGCGttaggcagtgccctgactctGAAGTGGTGATCACACCCTCACCTGTTGTTGTGACCCTCCCCGGACCAATTCTCAGCAATTTCCCTCAGCAGAGTGAAGTAGCAGCCGTAGGAGCACCTGTGGTGGGAGCCGGTTTGGGGGGCTCATTTGGTTGGGGGGGATTGCGTGGCCATGGAGGCCTTTACGGAGGGTTGTATGGTTTAGGGAGGTTAGGTGGTTATAGTGGCCATTATGGTTATGGGGGATTATTGGGCCATGGGGGATACTGTGGTTACCCAGGTCTTTACGGTTATGGGGGATTATTGGGTTATGGGGGACACTGCGGTTACCCGGGCCTTTATGGTTCCGGGGGATTATGGGGGTATGGGGGATATGGCCGTAGGTCTCTTGGTGGATATTGTGGGCCATGTTAA